ATGGAATGTGTTTGTGCCAGATACCTTAACTGATGGTGTTCTTATTGTTCTTGTGTCTAATGTGATTCCAGGCAGACGAACAAGAAAACAGGCCAGTATTAGTAAGTCTCCATATTGCTCCATCCTGAACATGCTCCTGAAAGTTAATAATAGTGCTCGACACTTTTGGAACCAGCAGGGGAATACCAATTGTCGCAACAATGTTTCATTCAAGCATCCATCTACTAGCAAATAAGAAACAGTAGTGTTATTGAGACTAGTGATATGGCTGCAATGAGGAGCTAAAGGACCATCTCCCAACTAATCATCCCACCAAAAGGAGCTATTTCCAGATTTGATCTTCCATGTGACCTGAGATTCAGCAAtacctttatttttcatcataaaattCCACATCAAGGATTGCCCAGTATGAAATTTTTTAGCTACAGGATGGGCCCTTTGTTAGTGTTTTGCCTTCATAAATTGACCCCATAAAGTCTGTTTGGTTCTGAAAATCCACCACTGTTTAAGTTGAAGGGAAGTGCACGCATCCTCAAATCGTCTTACACCAATACCTCCCTCATCAAAAGGAAGGCTCAAAGTATCCCAAGATGCCCAGTGatactttctttttttcctttttccttatCCCAACCCCAAAAAAAGTCAGCAATATCTCTCTTGATGTATTTGATAGTGGTTTTAGGAGGAGAGGCAGTTGACATAGTGTGGATGGGAATTGATTGAAGTACATTTTTGATCATAGTAGCTTTCCCACCAAAACTCAGAATTCTTGAATGCCAACCAGTGATTTTCTGTGACCTTTGGCACTAAGTCAGAATAATAGATAATTCTCTGTCCACCAATCTATAAGGGGCAACCCAGATAGGTAATGGGACTATTTATCTCTGTAAAACCAATAATTTCTCCTATCATTTCAATGACATCAATAGGAGTATTCTCAGGAACCATGAAGTGACTCTTATCCTTGTTTATGAGTTTTTCTGAGACAGACTCATACGTGGCAAGAGTTTTCATAATCATCTAAAGGGTATCTCGGGTAGTAGAAGAGAAAATAATGATGTCGTACTCAAAGCATAGATGGTTGATTTGAGGGCCTCTAATTTCCATTTGAATGTTTTTGTATCTCTGTtgttaatgaagcatgttgagCATTCTAGATAGCACCTCAGcccctaaaataaatagggatGGGGATAACGGATCACCTTGCTTGAGACATCTGGTGGAGTGAAAAAAGGCATGTCTTGAGCCATCAATAATAACAAAGTACCAATTGTTACTCAGTAACCTCCACACTAGATCAATAAACATCTCACCAAAACCCATTCTTCGCTAAACTAAACAACTATAAGACCAGGACACTATAGAGTACGCCTTGGCCATGTCCAACTTGATTACAACATCGTCACCTTCCTTGGGTTGTTTGATACAATAAGTGATCTCTTGGGCAAGCATAATGTTCTCCAAGATACTTATACCTTTAAAAAATATCGATTGGTTCTCAGAAATAAACTGAGGCAGAATAGTAGCCAATCTGATGCAAAGAATCTTGGATATAATGTTGTTGGAGAAATTACTCAAGCTGATGGGCCTGAACTCTGAGAATTTATTGGGATGTTCAACCTTTGGAAGTAGTACTAGACAAGCATGCGAAAGAATTTAGGCATGGTATGTCCACAAAAGAAATGTTGGACAGCCCTCACAACATCTTCCTTGATATTTCCCAACATGCTTGGTCGAACTTCCCTCCAAATCCATCTGGACCAGGTGCAGAGTTAGGATTCATCGAAAAAAACACAGGAGTCATTTCCTCCAAACAAGGAATCTGTTGCAGAATTTGATTATGCTCCTCATTAACCATCTGAGGGATACAATTAAGAACCTCTTCATTGATCCTGTCTTCACGGCCtgagaaaatattttggaagtaATCACAAGCTTCCTTGGCAATGTTTTCATCTCCTTGTACCCAAACATCATTATCAATACAAATTTTATGGATGAACAATTTCCTCCTCCTATCCCTTATAATAAAGTGAGAATATTTGGAATTTGTATCCCCTTCTTTGAACCACTGAAGTTGAGCTTTTTGCTCAAGTATGGAAGCCTCCAGTTTGAGGTACTTGATGTATTGAGCATTAATGAGGTGAAGTTTGGCTCTATTTTCTTCTGAATTGTGTTGAATGACATTCTCCTCAGCATTTTTGACTTGATTTTCAAAGTCTGCAACAGTAGAGAAAATATTGCCAAACTCCTCCTTGGACCAAATACTCAAAGTGGAGGccaactttttcattttctgaTGCAGCTTCCACATTGGATCACCAGATGTTTCAGTCCAACAGTgcaagaatttaaaatatttaattttctggTCAAGTTTCACTTTCATTTCTATAACAGAGGGCAATGATCAGAACCTACAGAAGGAAGGTGGGTGATGGTAGTTTGTGGCATACACACCAACCACTTATCATGAACCATGGCTCTATCCAATCTTTTCAACACTCTTGCTTCTTCGGCTCCCTGATTACACCATGTGTAGTGTTGTTCAGTATATCCAATATCCAAAAGGCCACAAGCCTCAATAATACTGATAAAGTTAAGACTTTTGTTCATGTTATAGGGCAGACCTCcatgctacatacccaacactTATATCCTTCTGTTGAGGAATATTTGTAAGGGTCTCTTGATAGCGTCAAAATCATCAAGATCAGCAGCTCACCTAACATGGAGATATCTGAGAAAGTTTGTTGATTCTGACTTAAAAATTTCCTTTGATGATATAACTTAGTGACTTCAACAAGGACTTCCTTGCATTTCTGGATTTCTCCTGCATTTAGTAtcaacataaaaaatacattGCACTCGAAAAAAAAGATAGCTATATAATGCTCTAACAAACTCTAATAACAGTGAACAATAGTAACTGTTTTGGTGATaattaataacagatagtattaaataaatagtataaaataatattagtatttactgtatactccttaatcctagtcctattaggattagtactccttcctatatctcatatatatatctcccatgtatttccttaacacttcaatacaatcaatattccttcatggtatcaagagccagaaaacctagatcttcttttctctaggtttttttttctctctttagggcaccgatcgttccctctcttctcttgggcggcggcagccatgacaaccgaggtggatcctctcgattcacttccttctggcgttaaactcNNNNNNNNNNNNNNNNNNNNNNNNNNNNNNNNNNNNNNNNNNNNNNNNNNNNNNNNNNNNNNNNNNNNNNNNNNNNNNNNNNNNNNNNNNNNNNNNNNNNNNNNNNNNNNNNNNNNNNNNNNNNNNNNNNNNNNNNNNNNNNNNNNNNNNNNNNNNNNNNNNNNNNNNNNNNNNNNNNNNNNNNNNNNNNNNNNNNNNNNNNNNNNNNNNNNNNNNNNNNNNNNNNNNNNNNNNNNNNNNNNNNNNNNNNNNNNNNNNNNNNNNNNNNNNNNNNNNNNNNNNNNNNNNNNNNNNNNNNNNNNNNNNNNNNNNNNNNNNNNNNNNNNNNNNNNNNNNNNNNNNNNNNNNNNNNNNNNNNNNNNNNNNNNNNNNNNNNNNNNNNNNNNNNNNNNNNNNNNNNNNNNNNNNNNNNNNNNNNNNNNNNNNNNNNNNNNNNNNNNNNNNNNNNNNNNNNNNNNNNNNNNNNNNNNNNNNNNNNNNNNNNNNNNNNNNNNNNNNNNNNNNNNNNNNNNNNNNNNNNNNNNNNNNNNNNNNNNNNNNNNNNNNNNNNNNNNNNNNNNNNNNNNNNNNNNNNNNNNNNNNNNNNNNNNNNNNNNNNNNNNNNNNNNNNNNNNNNNNNNNNNNNNNNNNNNNNNNNNNNNNNNNNNNNNNNNNNNNNNNNNNNNNNNNNNNNNNNNNNNNNNNNNNNNNNNNNNNNNNNNNNNNNNNNNNNNNNNNNNNNNNNNNNNNNNNNNNNNNNNNNNNNNNNNNNNNNNNNNNNNNNNNNNNNNNNNNNNNNNNNNNNNNNNNNNNNNNNNNNNNNNNNNNNNNNNNNNNNNNNNNNNNNNNNNNNNNNNNNNNNNNNNNNNNNNNNNNNNNNNNNNNNNNNNNNNNNNNNNNNNNNNNNNNNNNNNNNNNNNNNNNNNNNNNNNNNNNNNNNNNNNNNNNNNNNNNNNNNNNNNNNNNNNNNNNNNNNNNNNNNNNNNNNNNNNNNNNNNNNNNNNNNNNNNNNNNNNNNNNNNNNNNNNNNNNNNNNNNNNNNNNNNNNNNNNNNNNNNNNNNNNNNNNNNNNNNNNNNNNNNNNNNNNNNNNNNNNNNNNNNNNNNNNNNNNNNNNNNNNNNNNNNNNNNNNNNNNNNNNNNNNNNNNNNNNNNNNNNNNNNNNNNNNNNNNNNNNNNNNNNNNNNNNNNNNNNNNNNNNNNNNNNNNNNNNNNNNNNNNNNNNNNNNNNNNNNNNNNNNNNNNNNNNNNNNNNNNNNNNNNNNNNNNNNNNNNNNNNNNNNNNNNNNNNNNNNNNNNNNNNNNNNNNNNNNNNNNNNNNNNNNNNNNNNNNNNNNNNNNNNNNNNNNNNNNNNNNNNNNNNNNNNNNNNNNNNNNNNNNNNNNNNNNNNNNNNNNNNNNNNNNNNNNNNNNNNNNNNNNNNNNNNNNNNNNNNNNNNNNNNNNNNNNNNNNNNNNNNNNNNNNNNNNNNNNNNNNNNNNNNNNNNNNNNNNNNNNNNNNNNNNNNNNNNNNNNNNNNNNNNNNNNNNNNNNNNNNNNNNNNNNNNNNNNNNNNNNNNNNNNNNNNNNNNNNNNNNNNNNNNNNNNNNNNNNNNNNNNNNNNNNNNNNNNNNNNNNNNNNNNNNNNNNNNNNNNNNNNNNNNNNNNNNNNNNNNNNNNNNNNNNNNNNNNNNNNNNNNNNNNNNNNNNNNNNNNNNNNNNNNNNNNNNNNNNNNNNNNNNNNNNNNNNNNNNNNNNNNNNNNNNNNNNNNNNNNNNNNNNNNNNNNNNNNNNNNNNNNNNNNNNNNNNNNNNNNNNNNNNNNNNNNNNNNNNNNNNNNNNNNNNNNNNNNNNNNNNNNNNNNNNNNNNNNNNNNNNNNNNNNNNNNNNNNNNNNNNNNNNNNNNNNNNNNNNNNNNNNNNNNNNNNNNNNNNNNNNNNNNNNNNNNNNNNNNNNNNNNNNNNNNNNNNNNNNNNNNNNNNNNNNNNNNNNNNNNNNNNNNNNNNNNNNNNNNNNNNNNNNNNNNNNNNNNNNNNNNNNNNNNNNNNNNNNNNNNNNNNNNNNNNNNNNNNNNNNNNNNNNNNNNNNNNNNNNNNNNNNNNNNNNNNNNNNNNNNNNNNNNNNNNNNNNNNNNNNNNNNNNNNNNNNNNNNNNNNNNNNNNNNNNNNNNNNNNNNNNNNNNNNNNNNNNNNNNNNNNNNNNNNNNNNNNNNNNNNNNNNNNNNNNNNNNNNNNNNNNNNNNNNNNNNNNNNNNNNNNNNNNNNNNNNNNNNNNNNNNNNNNNNNNNNNNNNNNNNNNNNNNNNNNNNNNNNNNNNNNNNNNNNNNNNNNNNNNNNNNNNNNNNNNNNNNNNNNNNNNNNNNNNNNNNNNNNNNNNNNNNNNNNNNNNNNNNNNNNNNNNNNNNNNNNNNNNNNNNNNNNNNNNNNNNNNNNNNNNNNNNNNNNNNNNNNNNNNNNNNNNNNNNNNNNNNNNNNNNNNNNNNNNNNNNNNNNNNNNNNNNNNNNNNNNNNNNNNNNNNNNNNNNNNNNNNNNNNNNNNNNNNNNNNNNNNNNNNNNNNNNNNNNNNNNNNNNNNNNNNNNNNNNNNNNNNNNNNNNNNNNNNNNNNNNNNNNNNNNNNNNNNNNNNNNNNNNNNNNNNNNNNNNNNNNNNNNNNNNNNNNNNNNNNNNNNNNNNNNNNNNNNNNNNNNNNNNNNNNNNNNNNNNNNNNNNNNNNNNNNNNNNNNNNNNNNNNNNNNNNNNNNNNNNNNNNNNNNNNNNNNNNNNNNNNNNNNNNNNNNNNNNNNNNNNNNNNNNNNNNNNNNNNNNNNNNNNNNNNNNNNNNNNNNNNNNNNNNNNNNNNNNNNNNNNNNNNNNNNNNNNNNNNNNNNNNNNNNNNNNNNNNNNNNNNNNNNNNNNNNNNNNNNNNNNNNNNNNNNNNNNNNNNNNNNNNNNNNNNNNNNNNNNNNNNNNNNNNNNNNNNNNNNNNNNNNNNNNNNNNNNNNNNNNNNNNNNNNNNNNNNNNNNNNNNNNNNNNNNNNNNNNNNNNNNNNNNNNNNNNNNNNNNNNNNNNNNNNNNNNNNNNNNNNNNNNNNNNNNNNNNNNNNNNNNNNNNNNNNNNNNNNNNNNNNNNNNNNNNNNNNNNNNNNNNNNNNNNNNNNNNNNNNNNNNNNNNNNNNNNNNNNNNNNNNNNNNNNNNNNNNNNNNNNNNNNNNNNNNNNNNNNNNNNNNNNNNNNNNNNNNNNNNNNNNNNNNNNNNNNNNNNNNNNNNNNNNNNNNNNNNNNNNNNNNNNNNNNNNNNNNNNNNNNNNNNNNNNNNNNNNNNNNNNNNNNNNNNNNNNNNNNNNNNNNNNNNNNNNNNNNNNNNNNNNNNNNNNNNNNNNNNNNNNNNNNNNNNNNNNNNNNNNNNNNNNNNNNNNNNNNNNNNNNNNNNNNNNNNNNNNNNNNNNNNNNNNNNNNNNNNNNNNNNNNNNNNNNNNNNNNNNNNNNNNNNNNNNNNNNNNNNNNNNNNNNNNNNNNNNNNNNNNNNNNNNNNNNNNNNNNNNNNNNNNNNNNNNNNNNNNNNNNNNNNNNNNNNNNNNNNNNNNNNNNNNNNNNNNNNNNNNNNNNNNNNNNNNNNNNNNNNNNNNNNNNNNNNNNNNNNNNNNNNNNNNNNNNNNNNNNNNNNNNNNNNNNNNNNNNNNNNNNNNNNNNNNNNNNNNNNNNNNNNNNNNNNNNNNNNNNNNNNNNNNNNNNNNNNNNNNNNNNNNNNNNNNNNNNNNNNNNNNNNNNNNNNNNNNNNNNNNNNNNNNNNNNNNNNNNNNNNNNNNNNNNNNNNNNNNNNNNNNNNNNNNNNNNNNNNNNNNNNNNNNNNNNNNNNNNNNNNNNNNNNNNNNNNNNNNNNNNNNNNNNNNNNNNNNNNNNNNNNNNNNNNNNNNNNNNNNNNNNNNNNNNNNNNNNNNNNNNNNNNNNNNNNNNNNNNNNNNNNNNNNNNNNNNNNNNNNNNNNNNNNNNNNNNNNNNNNNNNNNNNNNNNNgccggcaccatgactgtgcagtatgtacccactgaa
The window above is part of the Solanum pennellii chromosome 5, SPENNV200 genome. Proteins encoded here:
- the LOC107019628 gene encoding uncharacterized protein LOC107019628, producing the protein MKVKLDQKIKYFKFLHCWTETSGDPMWKLHQKMKKLASTLSIWSKEEFGNIFSTVADFENQVKNAEENVIQHNSEENRAKLHLINAQYIKYLKLEASILEQKAQLQWFKEGDTNSKYSHFIIRDRRRKLFIHKICIDNDVWVQGDENIAKEACDYFQNIFSGREDRINEEVLNCIPQMVNEEHNQILQQIPCLEEMTPVFFSMNPNSAPGPDGFGGKFDQACWEISRKML